The Crocinitomicaceae bacterium genome includes a region encoding these proteins:
- a CDS encoding cobalamin-dependent protein (Presence of a B(12) (cobalamin)-binding domain implies dependence on cobalamin itself, in one of its several forms, or in some unusual lineages, dependence on a cobalamin-like analog.), whose product MKVLLSKPGLDGHDVGVKVLAHGLKDAGYEVVYTGLRKTITEIIDQAIACKADIIGMSILSGTHLVIAQKMKEEMSARKLNMPWFVGGNIPSKDVNELKKIGASEAFATGTKVSEVVNYFSSMKATVKTNAA is encoded by the coding sequence ATGAAAGTACTACTAAGTAAACCAGGCCTTGATGGTCATGACGTAGGAGTGAAAGTGCTTGCGCACGGATTAAAAGATGCCGGCTATGAAGTGGTATATACCGGCTTGAGAAAAACAATTACAGAAATTATTGATCAAGCCATTGCTTGCAAAGCAGACATCATTGGTATGTCCATTCTTTCAGGCACTCACTTGGTGATAGCGCAAAAAATGAAAGAAGAAATGTCAGCAAGAAAACTAAACATGCCTTGGTTTGTTGGCGGCAATATTCCTTCAAAAGATGTAAATGAATTGAAAAAGATTGGAGCATCAGAAGCATTTGCTACCGGCACCAAAGTGAGCGAGGTGGTAAACTATTTCAGTTCAATGAAAGCAACTGTAAAAACAAACGCAGCCTGA
- a CDS encoding acyl-CoA dehydrogenase family protein, translated as MNFELTDIQKQVQATFREFADKRIRPQAAKLDEEKKFPSELFKEAADLGFFGMRYPESAGGTGMDVVSYSLAVMEIARGSLSVAAACTMQSLMGTYFLYRFGNDEIREQYFAAALRGEKIGGICMTEPNAGSDLMSIQTTAKITTDGFVLNGQKTWVTSAPVADFFTVLAKTDNHDQLSIFFVPANLKGVMVGKSIEKMGVRASLTSEVAFDGVVLSQKNILGKIGEGTKCLKEILAEIRIMTAALAIGVAQAAFEEAMEYAKTRVQFGKPIGKFQAVQMKFADMALKLEMAKHYTLYAAQLSDENKPRQKESMMAKLYASEISNEICDEACRVLASYGYAVEYHLERYLRDARFTLIGGGTSEILKINIAKEIGL; from the coding sequence ATGAATTTTGAATTAACTGACATACAAAAACAAGTGCAGGCCACATTCAGAGAGTTTGCTGATAAACGCATTCGCCCACAAGCTGCAAAACTTGACGAAGAAAAAAAATTCCCCTCTGAGCTTTTCAAAGAAGCAGCCGACCTGGGATTTTTTGGTATGCGATATCCTGAATCAGCCGGAGGTACCGGAATGGATGTTGTGTCCTATTCGCTTGCCGTAATGGAAATAGCACGCGGATCGCTGAGTGTTGCGGCGGCATGCACTATGCAATCACTCATGGGTACTTATTTTCTTTATCGGTTCGGTAATGATGAAATTCGTGAACAATATTTTGCTGCCGCTTTGAGAGGTGAAAAAATTGGTGGTATCTGTATGACAGAACCCAATGCAGGAAGTGATTTGATGAGCATTCAAACTACAGCAAAAATTACTACTGATGGTTTTGTTCTCAATGGACAAAAAACCTGGGTAACTTCAGCACCAGTTGCTGATTTTTTTACCGTGCTTGCTAAAACAGATAATCATGATCAGCTTTCTATCTTTTTTGTTCCTGCAAATCTGAAAGGTGTAATGGTTGGTAAGAGTATTGAAAAAATGGGAGTGCGCGCATCTCTCACCAGCGAAGTAGCTTTTGATGGCGTTGTATTATCTCAAAAAAATATTCTGGGTAAAATAGGTGAAGGCACAAAATGTTTAAAAGAAATATTGGCAGAAATCAGAATCATGACTGCCGCACTTGCCATTGGAGTAGCGCAAGCAGCATTTGAAGAAGCCATGGAATATGCAAAAACTCGTGTTCAGTTTGGAAAACCCATTGGAAAATTTCAGGCTGTTCAAATGAAATTTGCAGACATGGCTTTAAAACTTGAAATGGCAAAACACTATACACTCTATGCTGCACAGTTAAGTGATGAGAATAAACCACGACAAAAAGAATCCATGATGGCTAAACTGTATGCATCAGAAATTTCAAATGAAATATGTGATGAAGCATGTCGGGTATTAGCATCTTACGGTTACGCGGTGGAATATCATTTGGAAAGATATCTGCGTGATGCACGCTTTACCTTGATTGGTGGCGGAACATCAGAAATTCTTAAAATAAATATTGCTAAAGAAATTGGATTATGA
- a CDS encoding acyl-CoA mutase large subunit family protein, with amino-acid sequence MSSKETKTATGKTAKDLNVKPVHIESGFEVNPVYTADDIAESSIKNEMPGEYPFTRGIHPTMYRNKPFTIRQYAGFASPEETNERFHFLIKNGQSGLNVAFDLPTQCGLDSDDPRAFGEVGRVGMSIDTLEDFEIAFRNIDLDKITVSLTINGTAIILIAMYVAMAEKLGYDIANLRGTAQNDILKEFIGRGTWIFPVDKSVKLVVDTIEYCAKHVPKYSPVSVCGYHIRESGANPVQEMAYAFCIAKAYSDGALERGITIDDFASRLSFNFDIYGNLFEQIAKFRGGRRLWAKIIREEYGAKKDSSCWLRMIAGGGGGGLTKEQPENNIVRSAYYALISALSGTQTMALCSYDEAYTIPTEHSAEISLRTMQIMIHEMGICDTVDPLGGSYYVEALTDRFEKEIREEMKTVEKWNGIVEAVATGKIQESVSKQAYEREMGVQRGEIPKVGVNIFTRDEEAKDVEFHPYNQKAVDAQIEKLKRIKSTRDNIQVQTCLETIKKDAQENKNLMPSIIAAVKVYCTVGEIVQVMKEVYGEYKEPIFF; translated from the coding sequence ATGAGTTCAAAAGAAACAAAAACAGCAACGGGAAAAACAGCAAAAGATCTCAATGTAAAACCTGTTCATATAGAATCAGGTTTTGAAGTTAATCCGGTTTACACGGCAGATGATATTGCTGAATCATCTATTAAAAATGAGATGCCGGGTGAGTATCCTTTTACCAGAGGAATACATCCTACCATGTATAGAAACAAGCCATTTACGATCAGACAGTACGCCGGATTTGCTTCACCTGAAGAGACGAATGAACGTTTTCATTTCCTGATTAAAAACGGACAATCAGGTTTGAATGTGGCATTTGATTTGCCAACCCAATGCGGACTTGATTCAGATGATCCAAGAGCTTTTGGTGAAGTAGGACGTGTAGGAATGTCAATTGATACGCTGGAAGATTTTGAAATTGCATTCCGCAATATTGATCTTGATAAAATTACCGTATCACTTACCATCAACGGAACAGCCATAATATTGATTGCCATGTATGTTGCCATGGCTGAAAAATTAGGGTATGATATTGCCAACTTGCGAGGGACAGCTCAAAACGATATTCTCAAAGAATTCATTGGCAGAGGTACCTGGATTTTTCCGGTTGACAAATCGGTAAAATTGGTTGTTGACACCATTGAGTACTGTGCTAAGCATGTTCCTAAATACAGCCCTGTGAGTGTGTGTGGATATCATATACGTGAGAGCGGAGCAAACCCTGTACAAGAAATGGCATACGCATTTTGCATTGCCAAAGCTTACAGTGACGGAGCATTAGAAAGAGGAATTACCATTGATGATTTTGCATCACGCCTTTCATTCAATTTTGATATTTATGGAAACCTGTTTGAACAAATTGCAAAATTCAGAGGTGGAAGAAGATTGTGGGCTAAAATTATTCGTGAAGAATACGGAGCTAAAAAAGATTCATCCTGCTGGTTGCGCATGATTGCCGGCGGAGGAGGAGGAGGCTTAACCAAGGAGCAACCCGAAAACAACATTGTGCGCAGTGCATACTACGCCTTAATCAGCGCTTTGTCAGGCACACAAACCATGGCCTTGTGCAGTTATGATGAAGCCTACACTATTCCGACAGAACATTCAGCAGAAATTTCCTTGCGCACCATGCAAATCATGATTCACGAAATGGGAATTTGTGATACGGTAGATCCACTTGGAGGTTCATATTATGTTGAAGCGCTCACAGATCGGTTTGAGAAAGAAATTCGCGAAGAAATGAAAACCGTTGAGAAATGGAACGGTATTGTTGAAGCAGTTGCAACGGGTAAAATTCAAGAGTCGGTTTCAAAGCAGGCATACGAAAGAGAGATGGGTGTGCAGCGTGGTGAAATTCCAAAAGTTGGTGTAAATATTTTCACTCGTGATGAAGAAGCAAAAGATGTAGAATTTCACCCGTACAATCAAAAAGCTGTAGATGCACAAATAGAAAAATTGAAACGCATCAAATCAACTCGTGATAATATTCAGGTACAAACTTGCCTTGAAACAATTAAAAAAGATGCGCAGGAAAATAAAAATCTGATGCCATCTATCATTGCTGCAGTAAAGGTATATTGTACGGTGGGTGAAATTGTGCAAGTGATGAAAGAAGTTTACGGAGAATATAAAGAACCAATTTTCTTCTGA